The following are encoded together in the Flavobacterium haoranii genome:
- a CDS encoding helix-turn-helix domain-containing protein, with amino-acid sequence MKIFDNFVDFNKYVGLTKPFDLNIDVGEYPASTLLKSEGIGFEFYRISFKTNYYNPEINRSNTPITAIFFNSPGNFYEWDLAESFEGFYLHISKEIINKHRYLFQNYLEYGEHEALYLKGSEEKELINIFKLIISHYKHKLEDYDVLISYVNLLLNLVESFYKRQFKTETKKYNLIVSEFQQLLMEYYNQPFEGVPTVNYFAQKLKLSANYLGDIIKSYTNKSAIETIHEFVIDKAKEKLMQTNSTSAEVAYELGFEYPNYFSKLFKKQTNVTPKQFKTQQIFIEKLNQ; translated from the coding sequence ATGAAAATATTCGACAATTTTGTAGATTTTAATAAATACGTTGGATTAACCAAACCTTTCGATTTGAATATTGATGTCGGCGAATATCCTGCTTCAACGCTATTAAAATCTGAAGGAATTGGATTTGAATTTTACAGAATTTCATTTAAAACAAATTATTACAACCCTGAAATAAATAGAAGTAATACGCCTATTACAGCCATTTTTTTTAATAGTCCAGGGAATTTTTATGAATGGGATTTAGCCGAAAGTTTCGAGGGATTTTATCTTCATATATCAAAAGAAATAATTAACAAACATCGTTATTTATTTCAAAATTATTTGGAATATGGAGAACACGAAGCTCTTTATTTAAAAGGGTCAGAGGAAAAAGAATTAATCAATATTTTTAAACTCATTATTAGCCATTATAAACATAAACTTGAGGATTATGATGTTCTTATTTCATATGTAAACTTGTTGCTAAATCTTGTTGAATCTTTTTATAAAAGACAATTTAAAACAGAAACAAAAAAATACAATCTTATTGTAAGTGAGTTTCAACAATTGCTAATGGAATACTACAACCAGCCTTTTGAAGGTGTACCAACTGTAAATTATTTTGCTCAAAAATTAAAACTTTCAGCCAATTATTTAGGTGATATTATTAAATCTTATACCAACAAATCTGCTATAGAAACTATTCACGAATTTGTCATAGATAAAGCTAAAGAAAAACTTATGCAAACCAATTCTACAAGTGCTGAGGTAGCGTATGAACTTGGTTTTGAATATCCTAATTATTTTTCCAAATTATTCAAAAAGCAAACTAATGTAACTCCGAAGCAATTTAAAACGCAACAAATTTTCATTGAAAAGTTGAATCAGTAA
- a CDS encoding alpha/beta hydrolase, which translates to MTQQKINFTNTNNGLTISAYLNLPDNFNENEKYPAIVVTHPGGGVKEQTAGIYAKKLAENGFVTIAYDASFQGESSGTPRQLENPYVRTEDVSAVIDYFTTLPYVDNERIGAHGICAGGGYTVNAAINDNRIKAVSTVSAVNIGAMMNRGWLGDQDPKNAVAWLDYGANARTLEANGSEVTMMPMAPLNKEDTPYVDLQEAWEYYHTDRAQCATSPGVGTARSLTQLVTYDAYNFAEYYLTQPLLLIVGSVAESMWMSDDLMKRACTEKRKNMLLKEQII; encoded by the coding sequence ATGACACAGCAAAAAATTAATTTCACAAACACAAATAACGGACTTACAATTTCTGCTTATTTAAACCTACCCGATAATTTTAATGAAAATGAAAAATATCCAGCAATTGTAGTAACACATCCTGGAGGTGGAGTAAAAGAACAAACTGCTGGAATTTATGCCAAAAAATTAGCTGAAAATGGTTTTGTTACAATTGCTTATGATGCATCTTTTCAAGGAGAAAGTTCTGGCACACCAAGACAATTAGAAAACCCTTATGTAAGAACAGAAGATGTAAGTGCAGTAATTGATTATTTCACAACACTTCCGTATGTGGATAATGAAAGAATAGGCGCACACGGAATTTGTGCAGGTGGAGGGTATACTGTAAATGCAGCAATTAACGACAATAGAATTAAAGCTGTTTCTACAGTTAGTGCAGTAAATATTGGTGCTATGATGAATAGAGGTTGGCTTGGAGACCAAGATCCTAAAAATGCTGTTGCTTGGTTAGATTATGGCGCAAATGCAAGAACCTTAGAAGCAAATGGTTCAGAAGTAACAATGATGCCCATGGCTCCATTGAATAAAGAAGATACACCGTATGTAGATTTACAAGAAGCTTGGGAATATTATCATACAGATAGAGCGCAATGTGCCACTTCTCCAGGTGTTGGAACTGCAAGAAGTTTAACGCAATTGGTTACTTATGATGCTTATAATTTTGCAGAGTATTATTTAACACAACCTTTATTACTGATTGTTGGAAGTGTAGCAGAATCTATGTGGATGAGTGATGATTTGATGAAAAGAGCTTGTACTGAAAAAAGAAAAAATATGTTGTTGAAGGAGCAAATCATATGA